TTTGCCAGATTTCTTTCAGAGAATGAGCGTGTGTCGCTTGAAAAAGCACTACAGGGTACCATTGATGAAACTGTTGAGGAGGACTTACTTGATGTCTTCTCCAGAATGGGCTCACACTGCCTTCCCCCTAAAAACAATTTACGGGCTGCTATTTTAACAATGGCACACAAAGCTCTTCTTCAAGAGCCAAAGTTCATAATTGATTGTTTCCACTCCAGTGTTCATAATGCTATGCCAATGCTCATAACCAAAGACAACATAATGGAGCTATATGAATCTAAGAGGCCAACTAACAAGAAAGTGGCCCAGATGATAAAACCATCATTTGAAAGCCTAAATCCACAAGAGCAGACTGCTCTTAACCACCTGCTACGGTATGTGAGAAGCATCGACCAAAGAAAATTGGAGATCTTCTTACGCTTCTGCACAGGATCTACTGTGCTGTGCAAAGACACAATTGAAGTAATTTTTAACACATTGTGTGGTTTAAGTCGCAGGCCTGTAGCACACACGTGTGGAGCAGTTCTTGAGTTACCATGCACTTACAGCACATACCCTGAGTTTCGCAAAGAATTTGATAATGTCTTGTCTGGCGACTGCTTCACAATGGATATTGTGTAGTGAATGGAAAGCACATCTATCTTCTACACTGAGGTTATTATGGCATTTGTCTGATGCAAAACTGTTTCTACAGATTTCCATTTATTGTTCTTATTAAAACAGAGACCGTTTACATttcttaaattgttttattttcttattttttctttaaattgttAGTACATTGAGATTCAATTTTTTTCCACAAGACAGTTTAAGTTTAATAATTTTGATAAGTCAGCAGGGTCTGTTCTCATAGGTGAAAGTCCCCTTTtgtacaaatattacattttctcATGTGCATcttttatacaattgtgactctgAATGATGTTCAGAATTTTTGTCATCATTCAACAAAGAAATTCCTGTTCAATGCAAGTACAATACATTTCATATGGTTGTTAAGTTCTGTTGATTTCCTCTTTCATGTCCTGCTTTGTTTCTCTTTGTAGTCAGTGTGGATATAGTGACATATCAATCCTATTTGCACCTCAGTTTTGCTGCAAAATGTTCTTAATGTTTGTGGCATAGCACTGTTCAAGTGTAGTCAGTGTAGACATGTTGTAGCCCTGAATAATCTGAATAAAATTTAATCTCAAATTAGAGAGCAGATGTTATCTCATTCCTCAGGTGCAGGTACAGATCCAATGCTTGATAAGCATCAGCTGGAAGATGCAGCCGTGACTCTGCCATCAGAATGTTGCAGATGTTGTAGATGTCTGTGTCACATGGCACTGCTGGTCGAAATGTGCAGTTACTCTGACACAACTGTACATCAGCTCTCTCCACTGGGGAAATGCAATCACAAGTTGTGTAGAGTTCTGGGAACATGTACATGATTCGGGGGCGACCACTGGGCACCCTGTCATTCTTTGATGGTCTGATGACATGTGCATCCCACACATTGATGGTCTCGTCTAATTCATCCTGGAAAAATAGTACAGAGAGAAAGAAAAGTAAATTAatatgcaatttgttattctcATCATGTGCTCTTTAATTTAGTTATGAGATGACTTGAAAAAATCTATGTTAAATCTTGAGGTTTTTGATAAAGTTAGGAGAAAATGAGTGGAAAAGGGCAagcataaatacataaattaataaaCATAAATGAATAAAACAGTGTTTGCTGCCCACTATGCTtgtactggggggggggggggggggacaggacagattagggctaccaaatccccccccccacccccccccccccccgacactGATGATGAATTAATATGGTATCGTAGGACACCAATAACAGTAATTAAGAAGACACATGGACATGATGCTAATATTCACACCCACTGTCTGCTCATGGAaggatgttaaaagaaaaaaacgaaCATTTGTGGGCCTCAATTTAGGATGAAAATGTTGTAATTCAGTAGTTTTTCCATTAGATGGCACTGTTGTACTGTTGATTCATTCCATCTCTGCAGACTGCTTGGAAAAAATAGATAAAACAATGCATTGTCGCTTACCTGAATGAAGCTCATAAAGCAGAACTGAATTAGACCTCGGTCCAAGTATGTACCACCGAACAAACCACGGTCCTTCAGGTCAGTGAACATAGAGATGTAGAATTCCATTGATTCTCTTCTGAGGAAACCCCACCAACTCTCTATGCGCTGATTTGCTGTGCTTGCCCCTTCGATGTAGCTGTCAATACCAGAGCCGTCATGAATGTTGCGACGGAGAAAACGCTGAAAGTCTCTGACTTTAACATTTTCAGTGCCCCGATCGCCCCTGACAATCCTCGGACAACCACCAAATTTCTTCACTGCCTCCATATAGTAGCCTCCAATGACTGTTGGGTCACTGTTGGTCGTAAATGCATTCATCCAGATAATTTTCCGTGAAAATCCGTCAATACAGCCGTTTATACAGATACCAAATGGTTTCAGTTTGTCATAAGAGTCAAAGTGCCAAATATAATTGGGCCCTTTTGCGAAATAGTTTCGACGATGGAGCCGTCTCCTTCCTCTGAGTTCAACACCCCTCGGGTCAAGTTCTTTAAGAATTAAGCGCACCTCTTCTTTCTTGACGTGTAATCCATCCTCCTTGCATTTAGTGTACATCCACCTATATCCACACAGCTGGCCACTTGTTTGTAACTGCTGGTGAATGAAATCTACCACGCGATCCAAAGAGGTGTATCCTTTGCGCCGAAACAgactacatgccttcataattCGTTTTAAATGTCTTTCAGACACAATATAGCGATGACGACTAGCAAGCAAAGCAGCAATGTCCTTACAGTGAAGTCCGAGTTGGAAATAGAGCCGAATTAACTCCtgcactgccattttaacacgcaCCTCAAACCACGCGCTCTCTCGTGCGCACGCATCAAATGTtttctcgtggcctcgagaaagtttctcgtggcctcgagaaagtttctcgtggcctcgagaaagtttctcgtggcctcgagaaagtttctcgtggcctcgagaaagtttctcgtgcgcacgagaaactttttattaaaaaaaaaataaattttttttttttttttttttttaataaaaagtttctcgtggccacgagacagtttctcgtggccacgagatactttctcgtggccacgagatacatgtctaaaaaaataataattcccatgtccctttaggggctccgtaaataaTAAACTTTAAATCAAGTTCTGAAAAAACCCCGCTAAATGAGGCTGATGAGAGACTGTCCCTTTAAGGAGGAGGCGGGGTCTGTTCCCATGTTTAACTCAATGGTTGCCATGTCTATCAAACCAAAGGACACTttaacatattaaatatataacaAAAGCTAAGCGTCTTACTGTTATGACTGGTCTTATCGTAttaagtttttaaaatatttggtaaaggttttcattttttattaaaatgcaTTTGTTAATGAATAGCGTTCAAAGTTAAAGAGGTGGAAAAGCAAATCTGGCAACCCAAGATGCCATTTTCACCGCGGGAAAAACAACACGGAAGTGTTTCGCTCACCTCTGTGCTACAACGTCAACAGAAGAGGCCAAACTGTTTTGTTTTCCACACAATAGATACCATTTTAACTTTCGCTTCCAGTTTATATCTGATTAGTTAGACATAAGCAAGTGCATTTGGCAAAAGTTATGCCTTTACGGTTATCATGGATCGCTACAACGAGGTGAAGCTGCTGCTGAAAACATGGGAGCAGGGATTTGTCAAGCAGCACCACAGGAAACCCAGCAAGGTGATTTTGAGTCACTATAACTTTTTTATCGACCATTCTCTCAATAAAATGATCTACATTGTGTTGTGTAGGAGGACATTGATGAAGCCTCAGAGGAAACGAAGAGTGAGTGCATATAGCTTATGCCATAAGCATAGTGCATATAGCTTAACATGCATATAGATATTTTTTATGTCTCATACAAATCATTGGGAGATTTAACTGTGCAACTAAGTTATGTTCACTTTTCCAGATCTATATAAAGAGTACCGCAGTTTGAAACAAGCCAAAGAGATCGGCAGCGGTAGCAGCGATGCAACAAGTAAACCCATTAAACCAACCCAGAAGGTACATCGTAATGTGTATCagaatatacatccatccattttctaccgcttgtccatttcggggccgtggggggtgttggagcctatctctgctgcattcgggcgcaatgtgcaggtacaccctggacaagtcgccacctcaacgcagggccaacacagatagacagacaacattcaagctcacattcacacaccagggccaacaATATAGTGTGGTTATTAATGGTTTGTCTGTCTGTTTAGGAGTCCGAATGCTGGGGTTCCCATTTAAATCGCAGTGTGAGGCCAGCATCTTTGCCCCGACTGACAGACAATGACAGCCTGAAGGCCTCTGCACAATACTATGGGCTCAAATTCAAACACAACCTAGCAACATTGACTCACAAGGTATAAAACTAGCTTGAAGACAAAGCAAATGGATAATGAGTTGTTTTGTCATTTACAGCATTGTTGTTGTCCATGCAGGAGAAAGCTGTCTCTTTGAAAAGATCGGGTCGTGTGCCTCTGAACTCCTTAAAGGATGATATACGGAAGACTAACTTGGTCACCTCATCGTCAAACGCAGAATTCAGTCCCTTACCACCAAGGTCAGTAAGCCATTTTAAACAGGTAAACCGTTTGTGGATTAAAAATCTCAGTTTCATTTTGGCTGAGTATTTTCTTCATATTTAATGCTGCAGCAGTTGTATTGCATGTTTCCATTAGCCAAAgtaatgtttaaaaacaataatttaaaaacctATATATGGTATTTAAAACCCCTCCCTTTAAAACATTTGGACACAGAATGTATTATTTACAATATGAAACACTATACTTAACCCAACatgttcacacattcacacaagtatttttttttttataaaatcgcCTTGGGTTTTTGACACTTTCTGTTAAGAACTCTTTGGCCCCATTGACTCCCATTATAATTGCTAATGTTTTAACAGAATGTAGACCTAGTATATTACGATGCTGTTTACATGAAACATGAATTCATCTCTTGATTTTGCGGCCTAGTAACACCCTAGGCCGCAAACAATGTACCTTGTGGATCTATAAAGTTTTAAATCCAATTCTTGCCGATTGAATTACAAGAAGATATTGTTTTGGTGTAATTGCGCTCCATAACTACAAGGTAGTGACAGAAAACCATGGGCATAattctcagagctttgatgaggGTAAATGAGTTAAACTGCCATTAAAACGTTAAAATGCAATGAAAATGGGCGGGTATATATAACATGGCAGATATATAAAAAATACTAATGTGAACTCAATAAACTCAACCACGTCCTGTCTGCTTTCTCTTTCATTCTAGCTAGGCACCGTAAAATCATTTTTGTCTACTTGTCTACTGTATCGAAATCAaggttgtcatgaattattgacttattcaaggctgtAATTAACCAACCTCAAATATCTACACTACaacctatttttattttttttttagaaatattgcaAATTTAGCATTTTCCCCTATTGAAACTGTtatgaaacataaaaaaacataaatacatgttatattaatagatagatctgaagttgttaaAACAGGGTTTCCACAAGACATTAAAtagcattaaaagtcattaaatagattttttgaaaattaaggctttaaatggcattaaaaacagtaaatgcAATGTCCAAAGACATTAAAAAGTGTTTACACAATTGTAGGACTTGGCCGATAGTCAATACGTCAATCAATCGAACGATATATAAAATGAACTTAATAACGTTGCTGTCATCGATAAACTGCTACGTCTGCCTGTTTCTTTTCTTCGTCTCTGGCTTTTAAACTGGATACAAGATGTCTTCTAAGGTCCAAAAGCGAGAAAAGCGCTGCCTCTGTAGCAGACACTCTGCTGGCCAGCAATATCAAACGGCTCCGGAGGCCCAAAATTTGCCACTCTTTGGTCACTGTAGGCGTGTAGTCCTTATATGTGACACCATGTCATGTTAACGAGGAAGCTGAGCTTGTTTTATACACAACTCCTTTATTTCAGTATGCATTTCAACACACAtgagctaacttggctaacattagcaactcTGATGGCGCAGGCACCTCACGTGACCTACAGTGGCTTAGGATGCACAACCAAGGCAATTCTCACAAGACCACAATTCTTGTTTTCTGACATTCCTACAGTAAATTAATAAGCGTTTCTCCAACTCCTTGACATTTTATACATATCTTGTTATCTACTGTACCCATTTCAAACTTCTGTGtgggtgtaaaatacaatctaaaaTTGTTAAATTGACTTAGCTTATTTTTAATGCATATAAAGGGCTAATTGCCATTTTTCCAAatattccatgatatgtctttttctaaaatgtttaaatcaatCATACATTTTCAAACTCATGCATCCTTTGCATTCTC
This Entelurus aequoreus isolate RoL-2023_Sb linkage group LG05, RoL_Eaeq_v1.1, whole genome shotgun sequence DNA region includes the following protein-coding sequences:
- the LOC133649690 gene encoding uncharacterized protein LOC133649690, whose product is MAVQELIRLYFQLGLHCKDIAALLASRHRYIVSERHLKRIMKACSLFRRKGYTSLDRVVDFIHQQLQTSGQLCGYRWMYTKCKEDGLHVKKEEVRLILKELDPRGVELRGRRRLHRRNYFAKGPNYIWHFDSYDKLKPFGICINGCIDGFSRKIIWMNAFTTNSDPTVIGGYYMEAVKKFGGCPRIVRGDRGTENVKVRDFQRFLRRNIHDGSGIDSYIEGASTANQRIESWWGFLRRESMEFYISMFTDLKDRGLFGGTYLDRGLIQFCFMSFIQDELDETINVWDAHVIRPSKNDRVPSGRPRIMYMFPELYTTCDCISPVERADVQLCQSNCTFRPAVPCDTDIYNICNILMAESRLHLPADAYQALDLYLHLRNEITSAL